ACGGCTCATGTCTCAGCTGCAACAGCATTGTCCCCAATGGTTGTTGCATTTAACTAGCGATAGTACCGCAGATATTTATTTAGGCAGTGATTACCCAAACGATTATTTAAACTGCGACAGCAAAAAAAGTTTAACGGCATTCCACCCCTTGTGGCAAGATCAGTACTACTTAATTATTCCTAACAATCATGCGCTAGGTTTTAAAACACATGTCACATTAGAGCAGCTGCACGGTGTCGCTATGATTGAACGTAGACAGTGTAACAATATGTGTCTATTGATGGATTATATGCGTGAACTGCAAATAGAACGTGTGGCATCGGTTGATACCGAAGAATGGGCGCTAGCATTGGTAGAGCAACAAATAGGACTTTTGCTCGCCCCACTAACGACCGAGCAGCTTGAACATGAAAATTACACAGCGATCCCCATTTCAAACATAACAGGGGTA
This Moritella sp. 5 DNA region includes the following protein-coding sequences:
- a CDS encoding LysR family transcriptional regulator, whose protein sequence is MDLKSLKYFVAAVDAGSITGASKQCFVAQPSITIAINKLESEFDTVLLTRHKKGVTPTSAGQQFYQHSKALLNQAGSMFDYFNPQQSRQTVTVAVQADISLVYLKRLMSQLQQHCPQWLLHLTSDSTADIYLGSDYPNDYLNCDSKKSLTAFHPLWQDQYYLIIPNNHALGFKTHVTLEQLHGVAMIERRQCNNMCLLMDYMRELQIERVASVDTEEWALALVEQQIGLLLAPLTTEQLEHENYTAIPISNITGVEKIERQVGITFASNRLQQPDFMALINRLLCPNRN